The Globicephala melas chromosome 20, mGloMel1.2, whole genome shotgun sequence genome contains a region encoding:
- the LOC115845400 gene encoding angiotensin-converting enzyme isoform X1 yields MGAASGRRWPRPPLLSLLLLLLPPPSPVVLALDPALQPGNFSADEAGAQVFAKSFNSSAEQVLFHSTAASWAHDTNITEENARRQEEAALISQEFSEVWGQKAKALFDPIWQHFTDPTLRRIISAVRTLGPANLPLEERQQYNSLLSNMSRIYSTAKVCFPNKTATCWSLDPELTNILAASRSYALLLYAWEGWHNAVGIPLKPLYQKFTALSNAAYKQDGFSDTGAYWRSWYDSPTFTEDLEHLYHQLEPLYLNLHAYVRRALHRRYGDRFINLRGPIPAHLLGDMWAQSWDKIYDMVVPFSDKPNLDVTSTMVQKGWNATHMFRVAEEFFTSLGLLPMPPEFWAESMLEKPSDGREVVCHASAWDFYNRKDFRIKQCTQVTMDQLSTVHHEMGHVQYYLQYKDQHVSLRQGANPGFHEAIGDVMALSVSTPAHLHKIGLLDHVTNDKESDINYLLKMALEKIAFLPFGYLVDQWRWGVFSGRTPPSLYNYDWWYLRTKYQGICPPVVRNETHFDAGAKFHVPNVTPYIRYFVSFVLQFQLHQALCKEAGHQGPLHQCDIYQSTQAGAKLRALLQAGSSRPWQEVLKDMVGSDSLDAQPLLNYFQPVTQWLQEQNRQNGEVLGWPEYQWRPPMPDNYPEGIDLVSDEAEASRFVEEYDRRSRVVWNEYAEASWDYNTNITKEGSKILLEKNVQMANHTVKYGTWARKFDVTNFQNATMKRMIKKIQDLERAALPVRELEQYNQILLDMETTYSVASVCHSNGTCLQLEPDLTHLMATSRNYEELLWAWKGWRDKVGRPILPYFPQYVELSNKAARLNGYKDGGDSWRSMYEMPFLEYELEHLFQELQPLYLNLHAYVRRALYRFYGSELINLEGPIPAHLLGNMWAQSWSNIYDLVVPFPSAPRMDATEAMIKQGWTPQRMFKEADNFFTSLGLLPVPPEFWSKSMLEKPTDGREVVCHASAWDFFNGKDFRIKQCTTVNMEDLVVAHHEMGHIQYFMQYKDLPVTFREGANPGFHEAIGDVLALSVSTPKHLHKINLLSSGDGSYEEDINFLMKMALDKIAFVPFSYLVDQWRWRVFDGSITKENYNQEWWSLRLKYQGLCPPVARSQGDFDPGAKFHIPSSVPYIRYFVSFVIQFQFHEALCQAAGHKGPLHKCDIYQSQEAGKRLADAMKLGFSRPWPEAMRLITGQPKMSAAAMMTYFKPLLDWLVTENTRHGEKLGWPQYNWMPNSARSEASFPGSGRVSFLGLNLEEQQARVGQWVLLFLGVALLVATLGLAYRLFSIRHHSLHHPHSGSQFGSEVELRHS; encoded by the exons ATGGGGGCCGCGTCGGGCCGCCGGTGGCCGCGGCCGCCGCTTCTGtcgttgctgctgctgctgctgccaccaccgtCGCCTGTGGTCCTGGCGCTCGACCCCGCGTTGCAGCCGGGGAACTTTTCCGCCGACGAGGCCGGTGCGCAGGTCTTCGCAAAGAGCTTCAATTCGAGCGCCGAGCAGGTGCTGTTCCACAGCACGGCCGCCAGCTGGGCGCACGACACCAACATCACCGAGGAAAACGCGCGGCGCCAG GAGGAGGCAGCCCTAATCAGCCAGGAGTTTTCAGAGGTCTGGGGCCAGAAGGCCAAGGCTCTGTTCGACCCAATCTGGCAGCACTTCACCGACCCCACGCTGCGACGCATCATCAGTGCCGTGCGCACCCTGGGCCCTGCCAACCTGCCCCTGGAGGAGCGGCAGCAG TACAACTCTCTGCTAAGCAACATGTCCAGGATTTACTCCACGGCCAAGGTCTGCTTCCCCAACAAGACTGCCACCTGCTGGTCCCTGGACCCAG AGCTCACCAACATCCTGGCTGCGTCGCGAAGCTATGCCCTGCTACTCTATGCCTGGGAGGGCTGGCACAACGCTGTGGGCATCCCGCTGAAACCCCTGTACCAGAAGTTCACTGCCCTCAGCAACGCGGCCTACAAGCAGGATG GCTTCTCAGACACGGGGGCCTACTGGCGCTCCTGGTACGACTCCCCCACCTTCACGGAGGATCTGGAGCACCTGTACCATCAGTTAGAGCCCCTGTACCTGAACCTCCACGCCTACGTCCGCCGCGCACTGCACCGCCGATACGGGGACAGATTCATCAACCTCAGGGGACCCAtccctgctcacctgctgg GGGACATGTGGGCCCAGAGCTGGGACAAAATCTACGACATGGTGGTGCCTTTCTCTGACAAGCCCAATCTTGACGTTACCAGTACTATGGTGCAGAAG GGATGGAACGCTACACACATGTTCCGGGTGGCAGAGGAGTTCTTCACCTCCCTAGGGCTCTTGCCCATGCCTCCTGAGTTCTGGGCAGAGTCCATGCTGGAGAAACCAAGCGACGGGCGTGAGGTGGTGTGCCACGCCTCCGCCTGGGATTTCTACAACAGGAAAGACTTCAG gatCAAGCAGTGCACGCAGGTCACTATGGACCAGCTGTCCACGGTGCACCACGAGATGGGCCACGTGCAGTACTACCTGCAGTACAAGGACCAACACGTCTCCCTGCGCCAAGGCGCCAACCCCGGCTTCCATGAGGCCATCGGGGATGTGATGGCACTCTCCGTCTCCACTCCTGCACATCTGCACAAAATTGGCCTGCTGGACCATGTCACCAACGACAAGG AAAGCGACATCAATTACTTGTTAAAGATGGCACTGGAAAAAATTGCGTTCCTGCCCTTTGGCTACTTGGTGGACCAGTGGCGTTGGGGGGTCTTTAGTGGGCGTACCCCCCCTTCCCTCTACAACTATGACTGGTGGTATCTTCG AACCAAGTATCAGGGGATCTGTCCTCCAGTTGTCCGAAACGAAACCCACTTTGACGCTGGAGCCAAGTTTCATGTCCCAAACGTGACACCATACATCAG GTACTTCGTGAGTTTTGTCCTGCAGTTCCAGCTCCATCAAGCCCTGTGCAAGGAGGCGGGCCACCAGGGGCCGCTGCACCAGTGCGACATCTACCAGTCCACCCAGGCGGGGGCCAAGCTCCG GGCACTGCTGCAGGCAGGCTCCTCACGGCCCTGGCAGGAGGTGCTGAAGGACATGGTCGGCTCAGATTCCCTGGACGCTCAGCCGCTGCTCAACTACTTCCAGCCGGTCACACAGTGGCTACAAGAGCAGAACCGGCAGAATGGCGAGGTCCTGGGCTGGCCAGAATATCAGTGGCGCCCACCGATGCCCGACAATTACCCAGAGGGCATTG ACCTGGTGTCCGACGAGGCTGAGGCCAGCAGGTTTGTGGAGGAATATGACCGGAGATCCCGGGTGGTGTGGAACGAGTATGCCGAGGCCAGCTGGGATTATAATACCAACATCACCAAGGAGGGCAGCAAGATACTG CTGGAGAAGAACGTACAGATGGCAAACCACACTGTCAAGTACGGCACCTGGGCCAGGAAGTTTGACGTGACCAACTTCCAGAACGCCACCATGAAGCGGATGATAAAGAAGATTCAGGATCTAGAGCGGGCGGCGCTGCCTGTCAGGGAGCTGGAGCAG TACAACCAGATCCTGCTGGACATGGAGACCACTTACAGCGTGGCCTCTGTGTGCCATAGCAACGGCACTTGTCTGCAGCTCGAGCCTG ATCTGACACATCTGATGGCCACATCCCGGAACTATGAAGAACTGCTGTGGGCATGGAAGGGCTGGCGAGACAAGGTGGGGAGACCCATCCTCCCATATTTCCCCCAATATGTGGAGCTCAGCAACAAGGCTGCCAGGCTCAATG GCTACAAGGACGGAGGGGACTCCTGGAGATCTATGTACGAGATGCCATTCCTGGAGTACGAGCTGGAGCACCTCTTCCAGGAGCTGCAGCCGCTCTACCTGAACCTGCACGCCTACGTGCGCCGGGCCCTGTATCGCTTCTACGGGTCCGAGCTCATCAACCTGGAGGGCCCCATCCCAGCCCACCTGCTGG GGAACATGTGGGCACAGAGCTGGTCCAACATCTATGACTTGGTAGTACCCTTCCCTTCAGCCCCCAGGATGGATGCCACAGAGGCCATGATAAAGCAG GGCTGGACACCCCAAAGGATGTTTAAGGAAGCAGACAATTTCTTCACCTCCCTGGGGCTGCTGCCCGTGCCCCCCGAGTTCTGGAGCAAGTCTATGCTGGAGAAGCCGACCGATGGGCGGGAGGTGGTGTGCCACGCCTCCGCCTGGGACTTCTTCAACGGCAAGGACTTCAG GATCAAGCAGTGCACCACTGTGAACATGGAGGACCTGGTGGTGGCCCACCACGAAATGGGCCACATACAGTATTTCATGCAGTACAAGGACTTGCCGGTGACCTTCCGGGAGGGTGCCAACCCTGGTTTTCACGAGGCCATTGGGGATGTGCTGGCCCTCTCAGTGTCTACCCCCAAGCACCTGCACAAGATCAACCTGCTGAGCAGTGGGGACGGCAGCTATG AGGAGGACATCAACTTTCTGATGAAGATGGCGCTCGACAAGATCGCCTTTGTTCCCTTCAGCTATCTTGTGGACCAGTGGCGCTGGAGGGTGTTTGACGGAAGCATCACCAAGGAGAACTACAACCAGGAGTGGTGGAGCCTCAG GCTGAAGTACCAGGGCCTCTGTCCCCCAGTAGCCAGGTCTCAAGGCGACTTTGACCCAGGGGCCAAGTTCCACATTCCTTCAAGCGTGCCATATATCAG GTATTTCGTCAGCTTCGTCATCCAGTTCCAGTTCCACGAGGCGCTGTGTCAGGCGGCGGGCCACAAGGGCCCCCTGCACAAGTGCGACATCTACCAGTCCCAAGAGGCCGGGAAGCGCCTGGC CGACGCCATGAAGCTGGGCTTCAGTCGGCCGTGGCCCGAAGCCATGCGGCTCATCACGGGCCAGCCCAAGATGTCGGCCGCTGCCATGATGACCTACTTCAAGCCGCTGCTGGACTGGCTCGTGACCGAGAACACGCGGCACGGGGAGAAGCTGGGCTGGCCGCAGTACAACTGGATGCCAAACTCAG ctCGCTCGGAAGCCTCCTTCCCGGGCTCCGGCCGTGTCAGCTTCCTGGGCCTGAACCTGGAGGAGCAGCAGGCCCGCGTGGGCCAGTGGGTGCTGCTCTTCCTGGGCGTCGCCCTGCTGGTGGCCACCCTGGGCCTCGCCTACCGGCTCTTCAGCATCCGCCACCACAGCCTTCACCACCCCCACAGCGGGTCCCAGTTTGGCTCCGAGGTGGAGCTCAGACACTCCTGA
- the LOC115845400 gene encoding angiotensin-converting enzyme isoform X2, with translation MPRSEAPAGGWLAGTLLYEVTLRSHCRLRSYRPGGGAAGLCSPAAMGQGWAAPGLSRLLLLLLLCCGRSLLAPGQGTTGQVSVSQGTASSQTTTRHSATSSPKTQSPNLVSDEAEASRFVEEYDRRSRVVWNEYAEASWDYNTNITKEGSKILLEKNVQMANHTVKYGTWARKFDVTNFQNATMKRMIKKIQDLERAALPVRELEQYNQILLDMETTYSVASVCHSNGTCLQLEPDLTHLMATSRNYEELLWAWKGWRDKVGRPILPYFPQYVELSNKAARLNGYKDGGDSWRSMYEMPFLEYELEHLFQELQPLYLNLHAYVRRALYRFYGSELINLEGPIPAHLLGNMWAQSWSNIYDLVVPFPSAPRMDATEAMIKQGWTPQRMFKEADNFFTSLGLLPVPPEFWSKSMLEKPTDGREVVCHASAWDFFNGKDFRIKQCTTVNMEDLVVAHHEMGHIQYFMQYKDLPVTFREGANPGFHEAIGDVLALSVSTPKHLHKINLLSSGDGSYEEDINFLMKMALDKIAFVPFSYLVDQWRWRVFDGSITKENYNQEWWSLRLKYQGLCPPVARSQGDFDPGAKFHIPSSVPYIRYFVSFVIQFQFHEALCQAAGHKGPLHKCDIYQSQEAGKRLADAMKLGFSRPWPEAMRLITGQPKMSAAAMMTYFKPLLDWLVTENTRHGEKLGWPQYNWMPNSARSEASFPGSGRVSFLGLNLEEQQARVGQWVLLFLGVALLVATLGLAYRLFSIRHHSLHHPHSGSQFGSEVELRHS, from the exons ATGCCCAGATCTGAGGCCCCGGCCGGGGGTTGGCTGGCAGGCACACTGCTCTATGAGGTCACGCTGAGGTCACACTGCAGGCTCCGCTCTTATaggccagggggaggggctgcaggactCTGCTCTCCTGCTGCCATGGGCCAGGGTTGGGCTGCTCCGGGACTgtcccgcctcctcctcctcctcctgctctgctGTGGGCGCTCCCTGCTGGCCCCTGGCCAGGGGACCACCGGCCAGGTGTCAGTCAGCCAGGGAACAGCCAGCAGCCAGACGACTACCCGCCACTCGGCAACCAGCAGCCCGAAAACCCAGAGCCCAA ACCTGGTGTCCGACGAGGCTGAGGCCAGCAGGTTTGTGGAGGAATATGACCGGAGATCCCGGGTGGTGTGGAACGAGTATGCCGAGGCCAGCTGGGATTATAATACCAACATCACCAAGGAGGGCAGCAAGATACTG CTGGAGAAGAACGTACAGATGGCAAACCACACTGTCAAGTACGGCACCTGGGCCAGGAAGTTTGACGTGACCAACTTCCAGAACGCCACCATGAAGCGGATGATAAAGAAGATTCAGGATCTAGAGCGGGCGGCGCTGCCTGTCAGGGAGCTGGAGCAG TACAACCAGATCCTGCTGGACATGGAGACCACTTACAGCGTGGCCTCTGTGTGCCATAGCAACGGCACTTGTCTGCAGCTCGAGCCTG ATCTGACACATCTGATGGCCACATCCCGGAACTATGAAGAACTGCTGTGGGCATGGAAGGGCTGGCGAGACAAGGTGGGGAGACCCATCCTCCCATATTTCCCCCAATATGTGGAGCTCAGCAACAAGGCTGCCAGGCTCAATG GCTACAAGGACGGAGGGGACTCCTGGAGATCTATGTACGAGATGCCATTCCTGGAGTACGAGCTGGAGCACCTCTTCCAGGAGCTGCAGCCGCTCTACCTGAACCTGCACGCCTACGTGCGCCGGGCCCTGTATCGCTTCTACGGGTCCGAGCTCATCAACCTGGAGGGCCCCATCCCAGCCCACCTGCTGG GGAACATGTGGGCACAGAGCTGGTCCAACATCTATGACTTGGTAGTACCCTTCCCTTCAGCCCCCAGGATGGATGCCACAGAGGCCATGATAAAGCAG GGCTGGACACCCCAAAGGATGTTTAAGGAAGCAGACAATTTCTTCACCTCCCTGGGGCTGCTGCCCGTGCCCCCCGAGTTCTGGAGCAAGTCTATGCTGGAGAAGCCGACCGATGGGCGGGAGGTGGTGTGCCACGCCTCCGCCTGGGACTTCTTCAACGGCAAGGACTTCAG GATCAAGCAGTGCACCACTGTGAACATGGAGGACCTGGTGGTGGCCCACCACGAAATGGGCCACATACAGTATTTCATGCAGTACAAGGACTTGCCGGTGACCTTCCGGGAGGGTGCCAACCCTGGTTTTCACGAGGCCATTGGGGATGTGCTGGCCCTCTCAGTGTCTACCCCCAAGCACCTGCACAAGATCAACCTGCTGAGCAGTGGGGACGGCAGCTATG AGGAGGACATCAACTTTCTGATGAAGATGGCGCTCGACAAGATCGCCTTTGTTCCCTTCAGCTATCTTGTGGACCAGTGGCGCTGGAGGGTGTTTGACGGAAGCATCACCAAGGAGAACTACAACCAGGAGTGGTGGAGCCTCAG GCTGAAGTACCAGGGCCTCTGTCCCCCAGTAGCCAGGTCTCAAGGCGACTTTGACCCAGGGGCCAAGTTCCACATTCCTTCAAGCGTGCCATATATCAG GTATTTCGTCAGCTTCGTCATCCAGTTCCAGTTCCACGAGGCGCTGTGTCAGGCGGCGGGCCACAAGGGCCCCCTGCACAAGTGCGACATCTACCAGTCCCAAGAGGCCGGGAAGCGCCTGGC CGACGCCATGAAGCTGGGCTTCAGTCGGCCGTGGCCCGAAGCCATGCGGCTCATCACGGGCCAGCCCAAGATGTCGGCCGCTGCCATGATGACCTACTTCAAGCCGCTGCTGGACTGGCTCGTGACCGAGAACACGCGGCACGGGGAGAAGCTGGGCTGGCCGCAGTACAACTGGATGCCAAACTCAG ctCGCTCGGAAGCCTCCTTCCCGGGCTCCGGCCGTGTCAGCTTCCTGGGCCTGAACCTGGAGGAGCAGCAGGCCCGCGTGGGCCAGTGGGTGCTGCTCTTCCTGGGCGTCGCCCTGCTGGTGGCCACCCTGGGCCTCGCCTACCGGCTCTTCAGCATCCGCCACCACAGCCTTCACCACCCCCACAGCGGGTCCCAGTTTGGCTCCGAGGTGGAGCTCAGACACTCCTGA